DNA from Megachile rotundata isolate GNS110a chromosome 8, iyMegRotu1, whole genome shotgun sequence:
TTAGAAGTTTGCATGTTTCTAAAGGAACGTTATTATTGCACTCATGTTGTAATTTGAACTTGCAAATTCGGATTAGCTAAAATACGAAAGAGTTGTTGCAATTTGTATTTCATACTATAATACTGTCGGCATTGAATGCCGTTTTTGTACATAAATTAGTGTTTCATAGTTTGGAAATAGTTAATTAAGCACTTTTGCTAATTGGGCAATTTTCTGAAGAGATCCAACAAGCAAAGCATAAAGAATGTACATTCCGAGAAAATTATACAGTGAAGCGTTCCCGAGAGAATACTACAATCACTTTAATATGCAAGTTATTATGCAGTCCACGAATTGTTAATTATAGACAAAAAATTTTGCGAGAGAATGATATAAGTAATTCCTGAAATTATGTCTATAAAAACCGAGTCTGAAAGGaatttttccaaataaaaaCATGAATCTACAAATCATTTTGACTGttctatataaaatatgaattgttaaatagacaaaattttattgtataatatacattaatattccttaaacatttaataaaacttgaacAGATTTATGTGTCAAATAATATAGTGTGTAATAGATAAATATGTGAACTGTTTAAATTGtattagaaataaaatgaaCTCTAACATCTTTAAACATCctatattcaaataaaattattactgtTGTATTATAATATCATTTGCATTACGTAATtccgataaataaatttttttcatattctAATAATTAATAGAGACAAATAAGATAGTCAAATTAGATGACTCACATTGTAAAAatgaatatgaataaatatacatgtacCTACAGGTTCTTTTTTTCAACACACAAAATCAGAATATCTTGCGAAGTTCTAAATCTGTTAAAAAAACATTACAACGAaagatatttgtaaataatagggataatttaaatatttgataacatGAAAGTACAGAAAACTTGTAGCAATCAAATTTTAAGGAAGACCGCTGAATCGACGGGCGTCGTCAGATTCCGGTTCGCGAAGCGGTTTCCGATCGCGCCCGACGTTGCGAATCTGAATCTAGCGAGCGATGCCGAGAGTAACGAAAGGAGTCGAGCTAATACAATCTATATTTAAAACGAATTTTCTATCCTTAATACACCATCATTTTCAGAAGTGGGATTCTCCGCATGTCGACTTATTAAAAGTACCATTTATTAAAAACGGCGATTTAGAGTGAACAAAGTATTTTAGTGAGCACGTGTGCTGGGCGTGTATTAACGGAGCACGTTGTGTTGTGCGCATTTTCCGTGGGTACAGTTCAGGATAGGCAGATTTCGGTAGTGGAAAAGTGAAGCCAAGAGGCGAGAAAATCACGTTTTCCGGAATAATGTCCGAACAAGAAGTCCTGGAGGAGCCAAGGCGCTATCGAGAACTTGTGGACGTGCTGCCTGAGTTTGACTCGGTCACAGGTGAGCTCACGATAGAACAATGGATCGAAAAAATCGAACAGTATGGAGACTTATATGCGTGCGACGAGGTTTCTATCATTCATTACGCGTTGGCAAAAATGACCGGGGTGGCACAAAAATGGCGAGATAGCTTGCCGCGTATGAGCAGAACGTGGGTACAATGGAAGTCGTTGTTACGCGAAAATTTCCCGGATGGTAGCAGCGCAGTCTCGATTCGGAGAGAAGCAGAAAATTATCGAAGAAAACCTAATCAAGATATTacagaatattattttgaaaagcTCGCTAGATGCAACAATGCCGGTATGTCGGAACAAGAGGCCATAGAATGGATAACCGACGCGACGGTTTGAATAACGTACGATTTCAAGATTTTCTAGGTCCGTTGAGCAGATATGAAAAACCCAGCGACCTGCTTCGAGACCTTCGTGGCGCGAGTAAACATTTACATACAGTTACCAACCCAAATCGAAATGAGTCGCAGGGATCCACAACCTATAACCGTCAAGGTCCGCGATGCTATGCTTGTAAACAAACAGGTCATACTGCTCGCAATTGTAATGGACAGAGAATCACTGCCAAATGTTTCAAGTGTGGTGAAGAGGGACATTTAGCGCATATGTGCCCCAAACAAGGACAGCAGTCATCTACCATAACGACAACAGTGCCGAGCACGATAACAAGAAGTCAGGTGTTACACGTGGCAGGGGACACGCATCAAAAATACTTTAAGACGGCAACGGTGAACGGTACACAAGTGCAGTGCTACGTGGACATGGGGAGCAGCGTTGTCACCTTGCGGCAGGATGTAGCTCGTGAATTAGGATTCACATATTATGAGACGGTGTTGCGAAGCCTCATTGGATACGACCAAGGTCGCGTACAACCCGTAGGAATTATGACAGCAGAGGTTAGCCTGGATGGTGTGGCTGTCAAGACAGAGGTGCATATTGTGCCGAGTGGTAGTCAGGTCGTCGCGTTGCTGGTGGGACACCCATATACGGAGCACCCTAATGTTGTGGTCATAAACAAGGCAGGGGAGTTGAAGATCCTAGCTAGGGAAGACCACGGGATTCCCAAAATTGAGGCTACTAAGTCGCAACGCGCAACACTTTGTGCTAGTACCAAGCAAGTAATACCTGATCTTTATCTTGGTCATATCACAGTATTTACAGATACTCCTAATCGCAACCCGTACGTGAAAGGAGGGCTGAGGAGCGAGGGACCAACGGTACCACGTTGTGTGGTGGATACAGACGAAGGAGGAGAGACGGTATTACCTATTCTCAATGTCACGGGTCGCCAACTGACTTTCAACCCAGGAGACGTTGTCGCTCGTGCTGAAACGTGCGAGGAAGATACGGCTACGAGAGAGGTGAACGACGAACCTATTTTAAAGGAACAGCTCGATACCGACCTCGAGGGCGAAGATGAAGAAGAACTGCTGCGAACGCTCAACGACAATAAGGACCTGGTTGCATGGAACATAAGCCAGTTGGGGAGAACACGTAAGATTACTATGAACATTGAACTCACTATTGATAAACCTGTATTTTACAAACCGTATCGTCTGGCGTACTATGAGCGTGAGCAATTAAAGGATATGATTGTGGAATTAAAGTCAGCGGATGTAATAGAAGACAGTGTGTCGTCCTTTGCGAGCCCAGTTTTGTTAGTGCGTAAAAAGAATGGAGAAATGAGAATGTGCGTAGATTATAGAGGCATAAATAAGGTTACTGTAAAGGATCGATACCCGTTACCGCGCGTTGACGATCAAATTGATAGACTTCATGGGCAGGTTTATTATACCAGTTTAGATTTATTTAGCGGGTACTATCAAGTTGAAATAGAACCTAAGTCGCGCGAAAAAAACAGCGTTTGTCACCCCCAATGGGCATTATCAATTTAAGCGAATGCCTTTTGGCTTGTGTAATGCTCCTGCAATTTTTCAGAGGCTGATCCACGTTGTATTGGGATCGATGAGGTACGATATTGCAATGACATACCTCGATGACATCATCAACCCCAGTACAACAGTGGAGGAAGGTATTGAGAGATTAGTAAAAGTCTTAGAGACTCTTCGGGATGTAGGTCTTACAATTAATATAAAGAAGTGTCATtttttgaaaacaaaaattgattactTAGGATTTGAAATAAGTAAAGAAGGTATAAAACTGGGACAATACAAGCTGGAAAGCATTCGTACATTTCCGGAACCGAGGAACGTTCATGATGTAAAGAGCTTCGTAGGATTAGCGAGTTATTTCCGGTGATTCgtaaaaagttttgtaattcTAGCGAGGCCGCTCACCGATCTGACAAAAAGAGGAATTCTCTTCACAAGGGGCACCGCACAGAGGGAATCGTTTGAAACATTAAAGGCCGCGTTGGTATCAAAGCCACTTCTTTGCATTTACGATCCTAGGGCCGAAACAGAGGTACACACTGATGCATGTACGCAGGGAGTAGGAGCTGTGTTGCTCCAAAAACATGTTGATGGCAAATGGCACCCTGTCAGTTACTACAGCCGAAAGACAACGCCTGAAGAAGCCCGATACCATTCCTATGAATTAAAAGCTCTTGCGATCGTGAGCGCGTTGGAAAAATTCCGCGTGTACCTGATAGGCATACGTTTTACTATAAAAACAGATTGTAACAGTCTAAAGCTACTGGCGGATAAACGAGATCTTAACCCAAGAATCGGTCGGTGGTTTATTCGATTGTCtgaatataattataacattgaACATCATAGCGCAGACCATAATAGGGTAGCAGATGCATTGAGTAGGCATCCCGTAGACGGTGACGGAGAAGTTGACGCTGTAGGATTGCCAGTCTTAGGCATAAAAGTGACTACCGATTGGGTAGCTGCGATGCAGCGAGGCGACACAGAGATAttagaaattcgaaataaaCTAGAAGCCGGAGATCGCGAAACTCACGAACGTTTTACTATGTATAATGCTAGAGTATATAGGGTTAAGAACGGCAAATGGAGATTATAGGTGCCGAGTGATTTGCGGTATGAAATAGTATTAGAAACGCATCGAAACTTAGCTCATCTCGGGATTGATAAGACTTTAGAAAAGGTGAAGGAGACCTATTATTTCCCTCATTTGCGAGAATTTGTCACGCAGCTTGTCAATCGTTGTATAAATTGTCTATATTACAAAGAGCCGACAGGCAAAAAGCCCGGTTTCCTTCACCCCTTAGATAAGGGTAACGCTCCCTTTCAAAGTATTCACGAAGATCATTTGGGCCCATTAGTAATAACAAAAAGCGGCGAGAAATACGTTGCAGCTATTGTATGCGGCTATAGTAAGTATGTAATATTGCGAGCTGTCGAAAATGTAGGTGTAGAATTAACCTTACAATTTATTCGAGATTGTATGCTGCACTACGGCAAACCCGAGCGCGTAATTACTGATAGAGGAACAGCGTTCACAGCCAAGgcgttttcaaaattttgtaactcTTATGGCATGCAACATATTAAAATAGCGGCCGGAGCCCCTCGCGCCAATGGGCAAATAGAGCATGCGAATAAAATGATATTGAATTGTCTTGCGACTACGACTGAGTCAAGCGATTGCGTGGATTGGAGTGCAAAATTACTTGACGTGCAATGAGCAATAAACAGTAGCCGTCATAAAGTTACACGGTGCAGTCCATTTGAATTAGTATTTAATTACAAGGTTAGGCTAAACGAGAGTCCATTGAGACGCGAAATACAAGATTGAAATGAAAAGATCGGAACGCCGGAACAACATATCGATGTAGCGGAGAAACTGCGACAGAATACTGAAATTCAAAGTGCacagtttaataaaaatagaaagccGGCCCGCAAATTTGAACCAGGCGATATCGTGTTAGTTAGGAGTGAACCACCTTCCACTGGGGAGAGTCGCAAACTAGCTGTTAAATATAAGGGGCCTTATGAGGTTGTAAAGGGTGTAGGGAATGATAGATATGTAATCCAGGATATCGAGGGCGAGACTCAGAGCCAGCGCGTATATAAAGGTATCTTACCTGTTGAGCGATTAAAATATGTCAGTTCTACTAGAGATTATCACAATCGAATGTCTACACGTTCTAAGAAACTAATTGAAAATGTACACGACGAGGACGTCGCGAGCCGCAGAATGGCCGAATTTTGTAGCAATCAAATTTTAAAGAAGACCGCTGAATCGACGGGCGTCGTCAGATTCCGGTTCGCGAAGCGGTTTCCGATCACGCCCGACGTTGCGAAGCTCAGTCTAGCAAGCGATGCCGAAAGTAACGAAAGGAGTCGAGCTAATAAAGTCTATATCTAAAACAAATTTTCTATCtttaacactttaacgaccgGTCACACAACACGTGTGTGATAGCCGGAACAACCGTTCACGACCGCTCACACAACATGTGTGTGATGCTACCGCCGAAGGTTGTTGTCCAGTGCCACACTTTCTGTGtgataatttatgaaagtaaaCAAGTGTGGATATTGCTATTGGCTTCGTATTTCATCGCCACGTCTTTGATTTTAGGTAATTAttgtctatttttaattttacattttacactaCAGTGGTGTACCATGTAAATTATGTAGCAAATGTCGGCGCTCTACGAaacattaaatttgttgttaaattgttgtcgttttttgttttatgttaactttttcgtgaatttaataaagttcttttaaattaattcttcaataaaataattttcaaaaaaaaaaatacaccgacttcgaaatgcactaaaaagtataaaataatttctatttcctaatgaagtaatttctattgctttgaatcatacaattacgtcacagatatgaattaaacctatttactcgttaggtagtatattaaatacatttcaaccttttcggaggcggcgcaaaattaaaaatacctcagtaaacgttactgccaataaccagttgattgcggtatggcgtattggaaattaataaattctgcgaaagaatacgaaccattatagatatatctggtaatatacgtaaatgtaacgactgcatcttcattagtgtcgcttcgatcgattcggagataAACAAAAACGGAACACTCCCCTTAACAATGTATTATATCGTGACCTTGAAATCCACTCCGAGTCAAAagtaaacgaaatatttcaaatatttcgaattactgtacttaccggtatttcttattgatatgtttacatttcgcgttcaatgtggtttccattagctagaaagcacttttggtggttttatgttatgattaggtCATGATAATAGTGTTATGGTAATGCAAACCACATTAAAcgcgaaatgtaaacatatcaataagaaataccggtaagtacagtaatacgaaatatttgaaatatttcgtttgcttttgactcAGAATGGATTTCAAGAtcatgatataatacattgttgaattcgtttcgatacgctctttcatatgatataaaaaaatatataccattccattaaaaaaactgaaggttaccttcatatcttaaaaaatagtataaacacgaaaaaaatacatacttcattatgttgattataaaaaacactatcactttttcctctttcatttttttctagtaccagtcatttacgagaaaaacgctggctagtaaatcgctgaacaccctgtataatataaaatcataatgtaacgcgtaacgcgtaacgctgtcacggttatattgtactctatcatactctatcatactctctacagtataaaatcataacgtaacggtgtcacgcgtaacgctgtcacggttaggttaggttaggttatgttaggttgtagcgtacaggaattattgtaaagtgcgacaaataaattaattgtattcaaagagaaatcagacaagaaaatccttagaattcccttgcgaaatataatagaatagatggaaataatatttagcgtcgaGAACATTCGAGAAAAGCGAATACTTCAGACTAATCGAAATTTTGTCGCGATGCGAGAGTTCGTCGGCCGCTCAGCGGAGCGAGAGGCAAGGCGCGACCCGCGAGCCGCGAGCAGCGAGTGCGGAACTTGGCGACGCGTTGTTGATAGCTCGGCCGCAGGATAGCAACCGGCCTATATAAAATAGAGTCGCGCGCCCGGAACGGGCCTATTTGGCAGTCTGGGAGAGAGGACGAGGTAAGTACCATCGGCCGCTCTCGGACTAGCCTAGGGACTCCAGCAGGAGAGATCGGCGAGAATACCTGGTCGCCTGCTGGAGAAGGAACTTAGCTGTTagggactccggcaggagagttcggcgaccaatacctggacgcctgctcggagagtagctagtaggaaactccggcaggagagttcggcgataatacctggacgcctgcccggagagtagaagtagaggaagctccagcaggagagttcggcgaaacactcctggacgcctgtttggagcagagtaaagagagactccggcgggagagttcggcgataatacctggacgcccgaccggaggtaaaggtttaagaccccggcaggagagtacggcgaacccctcctggacgcctgccgtgGGGTAAAGTTTAAGAGACTCCggtgggagagttcggcgacaatTCCTGGACGCCCACCTGGAGATAACTGTTGGTACCcaggcaggagagtacggcgaaaccctcctggacgcctgcttggtgaatagggggagagtacgggagtttgTTCCTGGGCACTCGGTCGA
Protein-coding regions in this window:
- the LOC143264943 gene encoding uncharacterized protein LOC143264943; this encodes MQQCRYVGTRGHRMDNRRDGLNNVRFQDFLGPLSRYEKPSDLLRDLRGASKHLHTVTNPNRNESQGSTTYNRQGPRCYACKQTGHTARNCNGQRITAKCFKCGEEGHLAHMCPKQGQQSSTITTTVPSTITRSQVLHVAGDTHQKYFKTATVNGTQVQCYVDMGSSVVTLRQDVARELGFTYYETVLRSLIGYDQGRVQPVGIMTAEVSLDGVAVKTEVHIVPSGSQVVALLVGHPYTEHPNVVVINKAGELKILAREDHGIPKIEATKSQRATLCASTKQVIPDLYLGHITVFTDTPNRNPYVKGGLRSEGPTVPRCVVDTDEGGETVLPILNVTGRQLTFNPGDVVARAETCEEDTATREVNDEPILKEQLDTDLEGEDEEELLRTLNDNKDLVAWNISQLGRTPRPLTDLTKRGILFTRGTAQRESFETLKAALVSKPLLCIYDPRAETEVHTDACTQGVGAVLLQKHVDGKWHPVSYYSRKTTPEEARYHSYELKALAIVSALEKFRVYLIGIRFTIKTDCNSLKLLADKRDLNPRIGRWFIRLSEYNYNIEHHSADHNRVADALSRHPVDGDGEVDAVGLPVLGIKVTTDWVAAMQRGDTEILEIRNKLEAGDRETHERFTMYNARVYRVKNGKWRL